The following are encoded together in the Bos indicus isolate NIAB-ARS_2022 breed Sahiwal x Tharparkar chromosome 29, NIAB-ARS_B.indTharparkar_mat_pri_1.0, whole genome shotgun sequence genome:
- the LOC109554078 gene encoding olfactory receptor 8A1-like: MATENHSTVTEFILQGLTDRPELQLPLFFLFLGIYLVTMIGNLGVITLICLNAHLHTPMYYFLSNLSFVDLCYSSVITPKMLVNFVSEKNIISYAGCMSQLYFFLVFVIAECYMLTVMAYDRYVAICRPLLYNINMSHQVCSLLVAGVYAIGFIGSTIETGLMLKQSYCEHLISYYFCEILPLMKLTCSSTYHVEMTVFIFAVFNFIVTSSTVLISYAFILSSILHISTTEGRSKAFSTCSSHFAAVGIFYGTTAFMYLKPSTASSLAQENVASVFYTTVIPMLNPLIYSLRNKEVKVAIQKTLRVKSF, from the coding sequence ATGGCTACAGAAAATCACTCTACAGTGACAGAGTTCATTCTTCAGGGTTTGACAGATCGGCCAGAGCTTCAGCTCccacttttcttcctcttccttgggATTTACTTGGTCACCATGATAGGGAACCTGGGCGTgataacactgatttgtctaaatGCCCACcttcacacccccatgtactactTCCTCAGCAACCTGTCCTTTGTGGATCTCTGCTACTCCTCTGTCATTACCCCTAAGATGCTGGTGAACTTTGTGTCAGAGAAGAACATCATCTCCTATGCAGGGTGCATGTCCCAGCTCTACTTCTTCCTGGTGTTTGTCATTGCTGAGTGTTACATGCTgacagtgatggcctatgaccgctatgttgcCATCTGCAGACCTTTGCTTTACAACATCAACATGTCTCATCAAGTCTGCTCCCTTCTGGTAGCTGGGGTCTATGCCATAGGGTTCATTGGTTCAACTATAGAGACTGGCCTCATGTTGAAACAGTCCTACTGTGAACACCTCATCAGTTATTACTTCTGTGAAATCCTCCCCCTCATGAAGCTAACATGCTCTAGCACCTACCATGTTGAGATGACAGTCTTCATTTTTGCTGTATTCAACTTCATAGTCACCAGTTCAACAGTCCTAATTTCCTATGCCTTCATCCTGTCCAGTATCCTCCACATCAGTACCACAGAGGGAAGGTCCAAAGCCTTCAGCACATGCAGCTCACACTTTGCAGCCGTGGGGATTTTCTATGGAACAACCGCCTTCATGTACTTGAAACCCTCCACGGCCAGTTCCCTGGCCCAGGAGAACGTGGCCTCCGTGTTCTACACCACAGtgatccccatgctgaaccccctgATCTACAGCTTGAGGAATAAGGAGGTAAAGGTGGCCATCCAGAAAACTCTGAGGGTAAAATCCTTTTGA
- the LOC109554079 gene encoding olfactory receptor 8A1-like, with product MAAENHSTVTEFILGGLTSQPELQLPLFFLFLGIYSVTMVGNLGMITLICLNAQLHTPMYYFLSNLSFVDLCYSSVTTPKMLVNFVSGKNTISYAGCMAQLYFFLLFVVTESYTLTVMAYDRYVAICRPLFYNIIMSQRACFLLLARVYVMSVIGSNIETIILSKLSYCETLISHYYCDILALMKLSCFSTYHIDMIVFSLAGFDIIVTSLTILVSYAFILSSIFRIRTTEGRSKAFSTCSSHFAAMGMFYGTTAFIYLKPSTASSLAQENVASVFYTSVIPMLNPLIYSLRNKDVKAAMQKTLRGKCFKANVITLS from the coding sequence ATGGCTGCAGAAAATCACTCTACAGTGACAGAGTTCATTCTCGGAGGTTTAACAAGTCAACCAGAGCTCCAGctccccctcttcttcctcttccttgggATCTACTCAGTCACTATGGTAGGGAACCTGGGCATGataacactgatttgtctgaACGCTCAGcttcacacccccatgtactattTCCTCAGCAACCTGTCCTTTGTGGATCTCTGCTACTCCTCTGTCACTACCCCTAAGATGCTGGTGAACTTTGTGTCAGGGAAGAACACCATCTCCTATGCAGGGTGCATGGCCCAGCTCTACTTCTTCCTTCTATTTGTCGTTACTGAGAGTTACACACTgacagtgatggcctatgaccgctacgtTGCCATCTGCAGACCTCTGTTTTACAACATCATCATGTCTCAACGAGCCTGCTTCCTGCTATTGGCTAGGGTCTATGTCATGTCAGTCATTGGCTCAAACATAGAGACTATCATCTTGTCAAAACTGTCCTACTGTGAGACACTCATCAGTCATTATTACTGTGACATACTTGCCCTTATGAAACTCTCCTGCTTTAGCACCTATCATATTGACATGATAGTATTCTCTTTGGCTGGATTTGATATCATAGTCACCAGCTTAACAATCCTTGTTTCCTATGCCTTCATCCTGTCCAGTATCTTCCGCATCAGAACCACAGAGGGAAGGTCCAAAGCTTTCAGCACCTGCAGCTCCCACTTTGCAGCAATGGGGATGTTCTATGGAACAACCGCTTTCATATACTTGAAACCCTCCACAGCCAGTTCCCTGGCCCAGGAGAATGTGGCCTCCGTGTTCTACACTTCAGtgatccccatgctgaaccccctgATCTACAGCTTGAGAAATAAGGACGTAAAGGCTGCCATGCAGAAAACCCTGAGAGGAAAATGTTTTAAGGCAAATGTTATTACTCTTTCTTAG